In the Sedimentisphaera cyanobacteriorum genome, CGATAACGTAAAAAGTGTCTTCAACGGCCGTTGTCCAGTACCGAAGGGCAGCATTCATAGCATCCTTGAGCGTTCCTGTCCCCCCGTCCACCTGAATTACCTCAGCTCCCATGAGCCGCATCCTGTCAACGTTGGGCTTTTGGCGTTTTATGTCTTCTCTGCCCATAAACACCTTGCACTCCATCCCCAGAAGGGCGGCTACAGTGGCCGTTGCTACGCCGTGCTGGCCGGCTCCGGTTTCTGCGATGAGCTTGCGTTTGTTCATATATTTTGCGAGAAGTCCCTGCCCCACCGTGTTGTTTATCTTGTGCGCGCCGGTATGAACGAGGTCTTCGCGTTTGAGGTATATATTTGCCCCGCCTGCGTATTCACTGAGATGAGAGGCTAAATAAACCGGCGAAGGCCTGCCAACGAATTTCTTAAGCAGTTCCGAAAGTTCGCTCTTAAAGCTTTCATCCTGCATATACTTTTTTCTCGCTTCATCCAGTTCGAGGACAGCGGGCATAAGTGTCTCGCCAACGTACATCCCGCCGAACTGGCCGAAATGACCTCTGCTGTCCGGATAGTTATAATTGCTGTTCATTCTAAAAGATCCTTTGTATTTTCCGTTTGTATTCAATTTCCTTCATCACATTTTCAAGAGTTTCAAAAAGGCTCTTCACTCTGCCCATATCCTTAACACCCGGGCTTGATTCTATAGCGCTGCTTAAATCGAGCCCGTCAGGGTAAGCCTCGCTTATTGCCTGCCTTGCGTTTTCTTCGCTTATCCCGCCGGCGAGCAGGAACGGGCGTTTCCCCGATATGCACTTCGAATCGCTCCAGTTCCATTCCACTGCATTCCCGCCAGGGAGAACGCCGCTGCCTGATTCCAGAAGCAGAGGGAAGCCCGTGAATCTTTCGGTGATCAGATCCATCGCTGCCTCAAACGCCTTCAGCTTCTTGATTACATTCAGCTTTTTGTTTTGCAGTTGCTTAGCAAATTCCGGCGTCTCGCTGCCGTGAAGCTGAAACCAGTTTATTCCCGTTTCTCTGTGAATCTCTTCGATTTGATCTATGCTTTTATCCACAGTAACTGCCACAACAGGCCTTTCGCCCGCGGCTTCTTTAACCTGCTTTGCCTGAGCTGAATCTACGCTCCTCGGGCTCTTCTCGTAGAAAACAACGCCCACAGCAGATGCCCCGTATTCAAAGCATCTAACCGCCTCGTTTGGATTTGAAAGCCCGCATATCTTAACCTGCAGTCCCGATAGATTCACTGCTTCCCCCTCAGGTCTCTGATAAATTCAACAGGACTTGTGCTCCGCATAATGCTTTCTCCAATAAGGAAATTTGATATTCCGTAGTTTTTTGAAAGCTGCACGTCGGCAATTGTGTTGATCCCGCTCAGGGCTACCGGAAGCTGATATCTCTCAAGCTTTGATGCAAGAGAGATGGCGTTGGATACGCTGGTCTCGAATGTTTTGAGGTTGCGGTTGTTTATGCCCACGATTCGAGGGTCTATATCGGAGATTCTGCTCAGCTCGGTTTCGTCGTGGATTTCCACAAGCACATCAAGACCGATTTCTCTTGCGAGGTGGTAGTATTCCGAGAGCTGCCTGTCTTCCAAGCAGCCTGCAATAAGCAGAACTGCATCAGCGTTTGCTGCGGCAGATTCATAAATCTGATACTCTGTTACGATGAAATCCTTCCGCAGAACCGGAAGGGTAGAAGCCTTCTTAACGCTGCGAAGGTCTTCCAGCGAGCCGTTGAAGTAGTCCGGCTCTGTAAGCACTGATATAGCGCATGCCCCGCCTTCTTCATAAATTTTCGCAGTTTCAGCAGCATCTACGCTTTCTTTGATAATTCCCTTTGAAGGCGACCGGCGTTTTATCTCGGCGATTATATTTATTGCATCGAAATCCTGCTTCAGCGCTGTGAAGAATCGCCGCTTGGGTCTTTCGGAATCTATCTCCGCCTTTACCGCTTCAATCGGCTTGTTTTGAATGTCTTGCGCAACGAGCTCAAGCCTTCTTTCCACAATCTCCGCTAATATGTTTCTCTGCTCTGTTTTCATTATGCAAACTCCGCAAGTTCTTTCAGTTTATCCTTGGCTCTGCCCTGATCGATAACCTCTTCAGCAATCTTTATCCCTTCCTCTATTCTCTCGGCCTCTCCGCCTGCGGTAATTGCGAATGCCGCATTTATCACCACAACATCCCTTGCAGGGCTTTTTCTGCCTGAGAATATATCGTCAATTATCTCAGCATTCTGCTGCACATCCCCGCCTTTCAGCGATTCGGGCTCTGCGTAGCTGCCGAAATAGATATCCGGATAAAGCTCGTATGTCTTCACTGTACCGTTATTAAGCTCGCTTATGCGGGTTGATTCGCATACGGAGATCTCATCGAGCCCGTCATTGCCGTGAACGATAAATGCCCTCTGAGAACCAAGCAAATTCAGAGCATTTGCGAACATCTCTGTAAGCTCCGGAGCAAACACGCCCAGAAGCTGGCGTCTTGTGCCTGCGGGGTTGGTAAGCGGGCCTAGCATATTAAATATGCTTCTTATTCCCAGTTCTTTCCTCGGCCCTGCGGCGTGCTTCATCGCCGAGTGAAACTTTGGTGCAAAAAGAAAGCCTATTCCGATAGTGTCCACTGCATCTGCCACTATTTCCGGCTCCACATCCAGATTAACTCCGAAAGCCTCGAGCACATCTGCGCTGCCGCATTTGCTAGATACGCTCCTGTTCCCGTGTTTGGCCACGCTTACCCCAGCTCCCGCTGCCACGAATGCGGTGGCAGTGGATATATTGAATGTTCCGAGGCTGTCTCCGCCTGTCCCGCATGTGTCGATATGGTTTGAGGTGGTAAGCTGCATCTTTTTCGCCTTAGAACGCATTGCAGATGCCGCACCAGCCAGCTCCTCAAACGATACGCCCTTGCAGGCAAGACCCATAATCAGAGCTCCTGTTTGAGAGCCGGTAAGTTCGCCTGAGAGCATCTGGTCGAAAAGCTCTGCTACCTGCCTGCGGGATAAATCTTTCTTCTCAATTAAATCATTCAGTACATCAGATATCATCTTGCAGTCTCCCTTAAATTAACGCCTCGGCGAATCTGCCTGTCCCGCCGTCTTTGTCGGTGAGCAGTTTGGCCTGATTTATAAAATTCCGCAGCATCCTTTTTCCGTGCGGACTCATTATCGATTCCGGATGGAACTGTACACCCTCGGTGAAGTGGGTTTTGTGGCGAAGGCCCATAATCTCGCCGTCCTCGCTCTCAGCGGATATCTCCAGCTCTTCAGGAAGCGATTCCCTGTCCACAACAAGCGAATGGTATCTCATTGCCCTGAAGGGTTTTTTGAAGCCGGAGAAAATCCCCTTCGCATCGTTTGTTATCTCGGAGGTTTTTCCGTGCATAATTTTCCCCGCACGGATTATCTTGCCTCCGAATGCCTCAGCAATTGCCTGATGACCGAGACAAACCCCGAGAATTGGAATCTTCCCGCTGAAATTCTTTACCGCTTCAACGGATATACCCGCCTGAGAAGGCCTCCCTGGCCCGGGAGAGATCACTATCGCCTCGGGGTTCATTTTCTCTATCTCAGAGCAGCTGACCGCATCGTTTCTGTAAACAGCAGTTTCGGCCTCAAGCTCCCTGAGGTACTGCTCTAAGTTGTAGGTGAAGGAGTCGTAATTATCAATTAAAAGTATCATTGCTCAGCCTTTCGTTTCTATTGATTAATGGCTTCCCGGGAGCATAACTTCCTCTATGAAAGTTAGAGCCCGCTGGATAGACATAGATTTATTAACAGTTTCAATGTATTCGCTTTCGGGGTCGGAATCTGCAACTATCCCAGCCCCCGCCTGTACTGTAACCTTATTCTTCTCCACAACCGCAGTTCGTATTGTAATGGCCATATCCATATCGCCGTTGAATGAGATGTAGCCTGCGCAGCCGCCGTAGGGGCCTCTGGGCTGTTCTTCCATCTCGCCTATAATCTCCATTGCACGCACCTTCGGAGCGCCTGACAGCGTGCCTGCGGGGAAGGCGGCCTGGATGAGGTCGAAGCAGTCTTTCTGCTGCCTGATATTGCATTCTACATTAGATACAAGATGCATAACATGCGAATAACGCTCCACTATCATAAGGTCTGTTACCTGAACAGTGCCTGTCTGAGCGATTCGGCCGAGGTCGTTGCGCCCGAGGTCAACGAGCATCAAATGCTCTGCCCGTTCCTTCTCATCTTTGAGCAGTTCATCGGCGAGTTTGCGGTCTTCCTGCTGGCTGGCTCCTCTCTTTCGCGTGCCTGCTATCGGCTTCAAAAAAGCCTTGTCGCTTTCAAGCCGAACCATAGTTTCAGGCGAAGAGCCCACAAGCGTTCTATCGTCTATATCAATGAAAAACATATATGGCGAGGGGTTTATATAACGCTGAGCCCTGTAAAGCGACAGCGGGCTTACTCGGTGGTCGCATATAAACGGGTGCGAGATTACCGCCTGAATTATATCGCCCTCTGCGATATGCTCCTTAACATTTTCAACCTTTTCCATAAATTCTTCTTTCCCGCATGTAGGCTTTACGGAGAAATCCCCGTGGTCTTTGGCTATAGTTGAAACTGCAGGTGTTTGAAGCATCTGCCTTACCGAGAACACCTTCTCCGAGGCCTGCTGATAGGCCTTCTGCGGATCAGAAACTTCTTCCTTGAAGGCCAGTGCCGCACATACCGAGGTATGTTTGGAATTATCGAAAGATATAATCACCTCCGGAATAACAAAGCATGCAATCGATTCATCTTTCCCGAGCTTGTTTGGGATTTTCTCAAAGAAACTCACCATCTCGTAGTTCATATACCCCACAAGGCCGGCAGGCATCCTTTCGATCCTGCTTATGCGGGCAAGGTTATACTCCGATGAAATCCTGCGAAGAACATCAAAAGGCCGGCCTTCATGATTAATCTTCTGCCTGCCCTGCGAGCCGGTTATTACTACATCCTCGGCAAACACCTCAACCTTCTTGTGAACGCCCACTCCAATGAAGCTGTATTTGCCCCAGCGGTCTCCGCCTTCAACGCTCTCAAGCAGGAAAATCCGGCCTTCGTAGGCGTCGTAGAGTTTGGCAAAGAGCGATACAGGCGTTTCCATATCAGCAAGAAACTCCGAGCATACCACCCCAACGCTGTTTTCTGCAAACTGCTTCTTAAACTCTTCAAAATTAGGGAACTTGTCTAAATTCATTTTAATATAACCTTCAAATTTTTCTCATATAATAAAAATGGCCGTAAACTCTGAGAGAGCTTACGGCCTGCGTACCCGATTTCAGCGCACAACTTTTCCGGAAGCTTCCCTCATTTCTCAGGAAGCCAGCACCAGTAAAAGCTGTTATATGCACTTGAAATCATAGATTTTCCCTTTCGTTACTATCTACAGAAACATCGTATCAAAATAAAAACGGCAATCAAGTTTAAAAACTGTTATTTTTAAATTTTTTGCCGCTTTTTTTTAATTTATTTATTTCTGCTTTTCTTTCGTCTCAGCAGGCTTTTCAGCGGCCTTGCTTTCGTTTTTCGGCTGCTTTTCCTGCTTTTTCTTCTCCGGCTCAGGAGCAAGCGAATCGAGGAATTTCTTCCATTCCGGCTTTCCTGTGGCAGGGATGCTGGTAATTTTTTTGAGGAATCCTGCCTTGTCTTCCTTGCTGATTTCTTTGTCGTTCAAGAGAGATAGAGTGAGCTTGTGAGCCTGTGAGTCTTTAGTGAAATCTTTTCTGCTTATCACCATCTTCAGCACATCGCTGAAGCCTGAATAATCTTTTACTGCAGCAAACACATTCAGCGCTCTGTTCTGCTGCTGAGGGGATAGGGAGTCCCCGCCCATAATTTTTCTGTAGCAGGAGGCAGCCTGCTGATGC is a window encoding:
- a CDS encoding phosphoribosylanthranilate isomerase; the protein is MNLSGLQVKICGLSNPNEAVRCFEYGASAVGVVFYEKSPRSVDSAQAKQVKEAAGERPVVAVTVDKSIDQIEEIHRETGINWFQLHGSETPEFAKQLQNKKLNVIKKLKAFEAAMDLITERFTGFPLLLESGSGVLPGGNAVEWNWSDSKCISGKRPFLLAGGISEENARQAISEAYPDGLDLSSAIESSPGVKDMGRVKSLFETLENVMKEIEYKRKIQRIF
- a CDS encoding anthranilate synthase component I family protein, producing MNLDKFPNFEEFKKQFAENSVGVVCSEFLADMETPVSLFAKLYDAYEGRIFLLESVEGGDRWGKYSFIGVGVHKKVEVFAEDVVITGSQGRQKINHEGRPFDVLRRISSEYNLARISRIERMPAGLVGYMNYEMVSFFEKIPNKLGKDESIACFVIPEVIISFDNSKHTSVCAALAFKEEVSDPQKAYQQASEKVFSVRQMLQTPAVSTIAKDHGDFSVKPTCGKEEFMEKVENVKEHIAEGDIIQAVISHPFICDHRVSPLSLYRAQRYINPSPYMFFIDIDDRTLVGSSPETMVRLESDKAFLKPIAGTRKRGASQQEDRKLADELLKDEKERAEHLMLVDLGRNDLGRIAQTGTVQVTDLMIVERYSHVMHLVSNVECNIRQQKDCFDLIQAAFPAGTLSGAPKVRAMEIIGEMEEQPRGPYGGCAGYISFNGDMDMAITIRTAVVEKNKVTVQAGAGIVADSDPESEYIETVNKSMSIQRALTFIEEVMLPGSH
- a CDS encoding anthranilate synthase component II, with the translated sequence MILLIDNYDSFTYNLEQYLRELEAETAVYRNDAVSCSEIEKMNPEAIVISPGPGRPSQAGISVEAVKNFSGKIPILGVCLGHQAIAEAFGGKIIRAGKIMHGKTSEITNDAKGIFSGFKKPFRAMRYHSLVVDRESLPEELEISAESEDGEIMGLRHKTHFTEGVQFHPESIMSPHGKRMLRNFINQAKLLTDKDGGTGRFAEALI
- the trpC gene encoding indole-3-glycerol phosphate synthase TrpC, which encodes MKTEQRNILAEIVERRLELVAQDIQNKPIEAVKAEIDSERPKRRFFTALKQDFDAINIIAEIKRRSPSKGIIKESVDAAETAKIYEEGGACAISVLTEPDYFNGSLEDLRSVKKASTLPVLRKDFIVTEYQIYESAAANADAVLLIAGCLEDRQLSEYYHLAREIGLDVLVEIHDETELSRISDIDPRIVGINNRNLKTFETSVSNAISLASKLERYQLPVALSGINTIADVQLSKNYGISNFLIGESIMRSTSPVEFIRDLRGKQ
- the trpD gene encoding anthranilate phosphoribosyltransferase, producing the protein MISDVLNDLIEKKDLSRRQVAELFDQMLSGELTGSQTGALIMGLACKGVSFEELAGAASAMRSKAKKMQLTTSNHIDTCGTGGDSLGTFNISTATAFVAAGAGVSVAKHGNRSVSSKCGSADVLEAFGVNLDVEPEIVADAVDTIGIGFLFAPKFHSAMKHAAGPRKELGIRSIFNMLGPLTNPAGTRRQLLGVFAPELTEMFANALNLLGSQRAFIVHGNDGLDEISVCESTRISELNNGTVKTYELYPDIYFGSYAEPESLKGGDVQQNAEIIDDIFSGRKSPARDVVVINAAFAITAGGEAERIEEGIKIAEEVIDQGRAKDKLKELAEFA